Proteins encoded together in one Paenibacillus sp. J23TS9 window:
- a CDS encoding NCS2 family permease: MERFFKLKEHGTNVRTEIIAGLTTFMAMAYILFVNGLFLGENGAGIPNSGVFFATAVGAGLVTILMGLFVNIPIALAPGMGLNAYFMTVVLSSNGTITWQAALGAVFISGIIFIILTVTKVRQMLLVAVPQNLKSAITVGIGLFIAVVGFKLSNLISISVNPGTDASKPIGGASFNLMLSDFFSHKDALLALIGLLFIAVLMVLRVKGALLIGIVVTTLIGIPMGVTDLSGLTHANWLPSFSNLAVGQLDLKGALHIGLFDIVFIFTFVELFDTFGTLVGTATRAGLMKDKEKSEKMIGKAMLVDAVGVSAGAVLGTSTVTSFVESAAGVEAGGRTGLTAVTTGVLFILSLFIAPLALVVPSAATAPALIIVGVLMMSQVRNIEWDDFFAAFPAFLTIVLMPFTGGIANGISAGIISYVILGIFSNLVTKRKVKIHWLMWVLALIVIFRFVFLGTE; encoded by the coding sequence ATGGAGCGTTTCTTTAAGTTAAAGGAACACGGAACGAATGTAAGAACAGAGATTATTGCCGGCCTGACCACCTTTATGGCAATGGCGTACATCCTTTTCGTCAACGGATTGTTTCTAGGGGAGAATGGTGCAGGTATTCCGAACTCTGGCGTGTTTTTCGCTACAGCTGTCGGAGCGGGTCTGGTTACGATCCTCATGGGATTGTTTGTTAATATTCCGATTGCATTGGCACCAGGGATGGGGCTTAACGCTTACTTTATGACCGTGGTACTGAGCTCGAATGGTACGATTACATGGCAGGCTGCACTGGGTGCGGTTTTTATCTCCGGTATCATTTTCATCATTCTGACTGTGACGAAGGTTCGCCAAATGCTGCTTGTGGCAGTTCCTCAAAACTTGAAAAGCGCCATTACGGTTGGTATCGGATTGTTTATCGCCGTGGTTGGCTTCAAACTGAGCAATCTGATCTCCATTTCGGTGAATCCAGGTACGGATGCGAGCAAACCAATTGGCGGAGCAAGCTTCAACCTGATGCTTAGCGATTTCTTTTCACATAAAGATGCCCTTCTTGCCCTGATCGGTCTTTTGTTTATCGCGGTATTGATGGTGCTTCGTGTCAAAGGTGCTCTTCTGATCGGCATCGTGGTGACAACTCTGATCGGTATTCCGATGGGAGTAACGGATCTTAGCGGACTTACTCATGCGAACTGGCTTCCTTCCTTCTCCAATCTGGCTGTAGGGCAGTTGGACCTGAAAGGTGCACTTCACATCGGTCTGTTTGATATCGTATTTATCTTTACTTTTGTTGAATTGTTCGACACTTTCGGTACATTGGTAGGTACAGCTACTCGTGCGGGTCTGATGAAGGACAAAGAGAAGAGCGAAAAAATGATCGGGAAAGCCATGCTCGTTGACGCGGTTGGCGTCAGTGCGGGTGCGGTTCTCGGTACAAGTACCGTTACTTCTTTTGTAGAAAGTGCCGCAGGGGTAGAAGCAGGCGGACGTACAGGTCTGACAGCAGTAACAACTGGCGTGTTGTTCATTCTATCCCTGTTTATCGCTCCACTGGCACTGGTTGTTCCTTCGGCAGCCACAGCTCCGGCACTAATTATTGTTGGTGTCCTGATGATGAGCCAGGTCCGTAACATTGAGTGGGATGATTTCTTTGCAGCCTTCCCAGCGTTCCTGACGATCGTTCTGATGCCTTTCACAGGTGGTATCGCCAACGGTATCTCCGCTGGTATCATATCTTATGTGATTCTGGGTATCTTCTCTAACTTGGTGACCAAGCGCAAAGTTAAAATTCATTGGTTAATGTGGGTGCTCGCCTTGATCGTTATCTTCCGTTTCGTTTTCCTGGGTACGGAATAA
- a CDS encoding RidA family protein produces the protein MAKIEKVLEEKGIVLEKVPVPVAEYVPAKTVGNLVYTSGNDCRINGILKYTGKVGSDLTVEQGYDAARQVMINLISVLKEHLGDLDRVKQVVKMLAFVNSADGFVEQPYVINGASELLVEVFGEKGKHARSAISANELPFNTPVEIELIVEIE, from the coding sequence ATGGCTAAAATTGAAAAAGTTCTTGAAGAAAAAGGTATCGTTCTAGAGAAGGTGCCCGTACCCGTGGCGGAATACGTTCCGGCCAAAACCGTAGGGAACCTGGTGTATACCTCCGGTAATGACTGCCGCATCAATGGTATTCTGAAATACACAGGTAAAGTGGGAAGTGATCTGACGGTTGAGCAGGGCTATGATGCTGCGCGGCAGGTCATGATCAATCTGATTTCGGTGCTCAAAGAACATCTGGGTGATCTGGACCGTGTGAAGCAGGTCGTTAAAATGCTGGCATTTGTTAATTCCGCAGACGGTTTTGTTGAGCAGCCATATGTGATTAACGGGGCATCCGAGCTGCTGGTTGAGGTTTTTGGCGAAAAAGGCAAGCATGCGCGCTCGGCTATTTCAGCCAATGAATTGCCTTTTAATACACCGGTAGAGATTGAATTAATCGTAGAAATCGAATAG
- a CDS encoding amidohydrolase family protein yields MLDIIIENGRLVDGTGNPWYFGQLGIKDGMITHVGRTDDEALERMDAKGQVVAPGFIDGHCHSDLLILDQPESEFKTQQGVTTEVVGNCGLAPAPYFKDRAAELKSYIEPVIGRTDWPWPWENIEEYLQHLAKSPASENVSTYVAHGALRISVMGFANRPATKEEMNRMKQLLENGLKAGAIGLSIGLLYAPGSYTPKEELAEICKVVSAYGGLFSTHIRGEGNNLLASVREVIWIAEQSGVSLHVSHLKAAGRINWGQTQDAIALIDEARSRGMDVTCDVYPYSAGSTTLTTVLPPWVLEGGINATLERIADPSIREKIKHELREEQTTWDNLVCSTGWQSVYVSSVPSAAGKLLEGKHIQEISELWGMDPEDTALELLAREHGQVSIVYFHMSEEDVREVIRYDYSLIASDSLGCVTGKPHPRSYGTFPRLFAEYVRKHKILTLEQAVRKVTSFPAQRFKLGKRGLLVPGYAADIVIFDPSTISDTATYQDPIRYPDGISAVLVNGRKTMEQHQHTHERPGVFIPVQHCCRH; encoded by the coding sequence ATGCTCGACATTATTATTGAAAATGGAAGACTTGTGGATGGAACGGGAAACCCATGGTATTTTGGACAGCTTGGCATTAAGGACGGTATGATAACCCACGTGGGCAGAACCGATGATGAAGCACTAGAGCGGATGGATGCAAAAGGGCAGGTGGTGGCACCTGGATTTATCGATGGACACTGCCACTCCGATCTGCTGATTTTGGACCAGCCCGAAAGTGAGTTTAAAACGCAGCAGGGTGTGACGACAGAAGTCGTAGGCAACTGCGGTCTTGCTCCGGCGCCTTATTTCAAAGACAGGGCTGCCGAGCTAAAGAGTTATATTGAGCCTGTGATAGGACGCACCGATTGGCCTTGGCCATGGGAGAATATCGAGGAGTATCTGCAGCATCTCGCAAAGTCACCCGCATCTGAAAATGTCTCCACGTATGTGGCGCATGGCGCTCTGCGCATCTCGGTGATGGGCTTTGCGAACCGTCCGGCTACGAAGGAAGAGATGAACCGGATGAAGCAGCTTCTGGAGAATGGGCTGAAGGCTGGCGCGATCGGCCTGTCCATCGGACTTCTCTATGCACCGGGCAGTTATACGCCAAAAGAAGAGCTTGCGGAAATATGCAAGGTGGTATCAGCATACGGTGGACTCTTCTCTACCCATATTCGCGGGGAGGGCAATAATCTACTGGCATCGGTCCGTGAGGTCATCTGGATTGCTGAGCAAAGCGGTGTATCCCTGCATGTCAGCCATCTAAAGGCAGCGGGACGCATCAACTGGGGCCAAACCCAGGACGCGATTGCATTGATCGATGAGGCGAGAAGCCGGGGAATGGATGTTACCTGTGATGTGTATCCGTATTCCGCGGGGTCAACCACGCTCACAACCGTACTGCCGCCATGGGTGCTTGAGGGTGGTATCAACGCTACTCTAGAGAGGATTGCGGACCCGTCCATACGAGAGAAGATCAAGCATGAGCTGCGGGAGGAGCAGACGACCTGGGATAACCTGGTTTGCTCAACGGGTTGGCAGAGCGTATATGTGTCCTCCGTCCCATCTGCTGCGGGTAAATTGCTGGAAGGCAAGCATATTCAGGAGATCAGCGAATTATGGGGTATGGATCCGGAAGACACTGCCCTGGAACTGCTGGCCAGAGAACATGGACAGGTGTCCATTGTCTATTTTCATATGTCGGAAGAGGATGTGCGCGAAGTCATCCGCTATGATTATTCCCTGATCGCATCGGATAGCCTAGGCTGTGTCACCGGCAAGCCGCATCCGCGTTCTTACGGTACATTCCCAAGATTGTTCGCGGAATACGTCCGCAAGCACAAGATACTTACCCTGGAGCAGGCCGTACGCAAAGTAACCTCTTTTCCTGCACAACGCTTCAAACTAGGCAAAAGGGGTCTGCTTGTACCGGGCTATGCGGCAGATATCGTCATTTTTGATCCGTCGACGATCTCCGACACGGCTACATACCAGGATCCGATCCGCTATCCTGATGGGATTTCGGCGGTGCTCGTTAATGGCCGAAAGACCATGGAGCAGCATCAGCACACTCATGAACGTCCTGGCGTATTTATTCCCGTGCAGCACTGCTGCAGGCATTAA
- a CDS encoding alanine racemase produces MQTIESLETPCILIDESVVLRNLDNMANCAARNQVKLRPHIKTHKIPEFALSQVAKGASGITAAKVGEAEIMAEHGIDDIFIAYPVVSPAKIRRVIALAEKIHVIVGVESIEGAKILSREAVDAGVTLSVRLEVDTGLARTGVAPDKAVELAKEIAALPGLDLSGIFTFKGAVFEGAGTLDLEAAGQEEGRIMVETADKLRACGIAIRDVSVGSTPTAPYAAAVEGVTEIRPGTYIFYDRMLAVMGACSKEDWAARVRVTVVSVPAEDRIVVDGGSKTFATDVQPGQHPLHLKGFGEIIGHPDAVFEKMNEEHGMIRTSGPHGLHVGDTLEIVPNHICPTINLHNEVYVTQEGVIRAVPVLARGKLA; encoded by the coding sequence GTGCAAACCATTGAATCGCTTGAAACACCTTGCATTCTGATTGATGAAAGTGTCGTGCTGCGCAATTTGGATAACATGGCGAACTGTGCCGCCCGCAACCAAGTAAAACTCCGTCCGCATATCAAAACGCATAAAATTCCGGAGTTTGCCTTGAGCCAGGTTGCAAAAGGGGCTTCTGGCATTACGGCTGCGAAGGTTGGGGAAGCCGAGATTATGGCTGAACACGGAATAGACGATATTTTTATTGCTTATCCGGTGGTATCTCCGGCCAAGATCAGAAGGGTCATCGCGCTGGCGGAAAAAATCCATGTGATTGTCGGTGTGGAAAGTATTGAAGGAGCGAAAATTCTCTCCAGGGAAGCCGTGGATGCGGGCGTCACGCTTTCCGTGAGACTCGAAGTAGATACAGGCCTTGCACGAACCGGGGTGGCTCCGGATAAGGCCGTTGAACTGGCGAAGGAGATTGCTGCACTGCCGGGACTCGACTTAAGCGGCATTTTCACTTTTAAAGGTGCTGTCTTTGAAGGAGCAGGTACGCTGGATCTGGAAGCTGCGGGCCAGGAGGAAGGACGCATCATGGTTGAGACGGCTGACAAGCTGCGTGCCTGCGGCATTGCAATCCGCGACGTCAGTGTCGGCTCCACCCCTACAGCCCCGTATGCGGCCGCAGTCGAAGGCGTAACGGAAATACGTCCGGGTACCTATATCTTTTATGACCGTATGCTCGCCGTAATGGGAGCCTGCTCCAAGGAAGATTGGGCAGCGAGGGTTCGGGTCACTGTTGTAAGCGTTCCCGCTGAAGACCGGATCGTTGTGGACGGCGGCAGCAAAACCTTCGCGACCGACGTACAGCCGGGGCAGCATCCGCTGCATCTGAAGGGCTTTGGCGAGATTATAGGCCATCCTGACGCCGTATTCGAGAAAATGAATGAAGAGCATGGCATGATCCGCACGAGTGGCCCTCATGGCCTCCATGTCGGAGATACCCTTGAAATTGTACCGAATCATATTTGTCCTACAATTAACCTGCATAACGAAGTGTATGTAACGCAAGAAGGCGTAATCCGGGCCGTACCTGTCTTGGCAAGAGGGAAGCTGGCCTAG
- the guaA gene encoding glutamine-hydrolyzing GMP synthase, with amino-acid sequence MNKPNEIIVVLDFGGQYNQLIARRIRDLGVYSELLPFNTPVEKIRELSPKGIVFSGGPSSVYAENAPHVDPAVYELGVPIFGICYGMQLMAQQLNGKVERAAKREYGKADLEFAPGTTLTKGLEDKQTVWMSHGDHVVELPEGFKLDAGTESAPIAAMSNADKQLYAVQFHPEVRHSVNGNEMIRNFLYEVCHCDGNWTMETFIDDAIRDIRDQVGDRKVLCALSGGVDSSVVAMLIHKAIGDQLTCMFIDHGLLRKGEAESVMETFVGKFDMKVVKIDARDRFLGKLAGVEDPEKKRKIIGNEFIYVFDEESAKFDDFDFLAQGTLYTDIVESGTATAQTIKSHHNVGGLPEDMKFKLIEPLKTLFKDEVRKVGAECGLPEEIVWRQPFPGPGLAIRVLGEVTEDKLTIVRDSDYILREEIAKAGLDREIWQYFTALPNMKSVGVMGDARTYSYTVGIRAVTSIDGMTADWARIPWDVLEKISVRIVNEVDNVNRIVYDVTSKPPATIEWE; translated from the coding sequence ATGAACAAGCCAAATGAAATCATCGTTGTCCTGGATTTCGGGGGACAATACAACCAACTTATTGCACGACGCATTCGCGATTTGGGAGTTTACAGCGAACTGCTGCCGTTTAATACACCTGTCGAGAAGATCCGTGAGCTTTCTCCGAAAGGGATCGTTTTTTCCGGAGGACCTTCAAGCGTATATGCTGAGAACGCACCCCATGTGGATCCGGCGGTTTATGAACTGGGCGTGCCGATCTTCGGTATTTGCTACGGCATGCAGCTGATGGCTCAGCAGCTGAATGGTAAAGTCGAGCGCGCGGCCAAACGCGAGTACGGCAAAGCCGACCTGGAATTTGCTCCGGGCACGACTTTGACCAAAGGTCTGGAAGACAAGCAAACCGTATGGATGAGCCACGGGGATCATGTTGTAGAGCTGCCGGAAGGCTTTAAGCTGGATGCGGGAACGGAATCGGCTCCGATTGCGGCGATGAGCAATGCGGACAAGCAGCTTTATGCGGTTCAGTTCCATCCGGAAGTGCGCCACTCTGTAAACGGTAATGAAATGATCCGTAACTTCCTGTACGAAGTGTGTCATTGCGATGGCAATTGGACTATGGAAACCTTCATTGATGACGCGATTCGCGATATCCGCGATCAGGTTGGTGACCGTAAGGTACTGTGCGCATTGAGCGGCGGCGTGGATTCTTCCGTTGTGGCGATGCTGATTCACAAAGCGATTGGCGATCAGCTGACTTGTATGTTCATCGATCACGGTCTGCTGCGCAAAGGCGAAGCAGAGAGTGTTATGGAAACCTTCGTGGGCAAATTTGATATGAAAGTTGTCAAAATCGATGCGCGCGATCGTTTCCTCGGCAAGCTGGCCGGCGTAGAGGACCCTGAGAAAAAACGCAAAATCATCGGTAACGAGTTCATTTATGTATTTGATGAAGAATCTGCTAAATTTGATGATTTTGATTTCCTCGCCCAAGGTACGCTGTATACGGATATCGTAGAAAGCGGCACGGCAACGGCTCAAACGATCAAATCTCACCACAATGTGGGCGGATTGCCTGAAGACATGAAGTTCAAGCTTATCGAGCCTTTGAAAACCTTGTTTAAGGACGAAGTGCGCAAGGTCGGCGCAGAATGCGGTCTTCCGGAAGAAATTGTATGGCGTCAGCCATTCCCAGGCCCTGGACTTGCTATTCGTGTTCTGGGTGAAGTAACTGAGGACAAGCTTACCATCGTACGTGACTCTGACTACATTTTGCGTGAAGAGATTGCCAAGGCTGGCCTCGACCGTGAAATCTGGCAGTACTTTACAGCCCTTCCGAACATGAAGAGTGTCGGCGTTATGGGAGATGCACGTACTTACTCGTACACCGTAGGCATCCGTGCCGTAACCTCCATCGACGGCATGACCGCCGACTGGGCGCGCATCCCTTGGGATGTGCTTGAGAAAATTTCCGTTCGTATCGTCAACGAGGTCGATAACGTTAACCGCATCGTATATGATGTAACGTCCAAACCGCCTGCAACGATTGAGTGGGAGTAG
- a CDS encoding transglutaminase-like domain-containing protein, with the protein MENGKDPLLYRIWISLPLMGLFMEWLIPLKPLNIMSVSREWFGAMYVFTGLLLLLGVFCLRWILSLPIYGIFTLGVWAYVIRQSGEEFGILSSLSLIWRDAGLLVSTGEFSMMSQESRILVLMIGWALLVYSVQSLALLRSSVLLFAAATLLYLFCLETLLNLPVYGDIIRTSALILMLQGMVHLSRLRESGKSHAIPKSMYSIWGFSLAAAVLLLVAGGWAGGSLTQPKPTARISLQQAAERIADWVRTGYNGGEAEAVTGYNLSGAEEDMGLPLHQGNRIYFTAETPVATYWRGETFSEYNGRKWSEPEGDVKTGYAPGVITGQAENAAAGLKTVTQQITFEQPLLQSFPLFGGGMVAEILDLQLASAGTALPAAIERNSEAGTVKVMLDRGQPQVEGYTVKVNIADADAKRLSRESGADPQSVLARYLQLPGELPQRVENLADEITKNAANRYEQVEAVKSYLKEHESYTLETRVPPEGQEFVDDFLFETHAGYCNHFSTAMTVLLRSEGIPARYVKGFAPGKQDLSQPGRYQVSEGDAHSWVEVYFPESGWVPFDPTPGFTLSSSLSQPDSALHQMSAAGSDVFKRISGLAVKGLFSTMDFIWSKKLLLAAIVFLAGMLALMTIQFMPWLRFMPIWFRLHGTRQHFPCRDELLRSARPVWAALARRFGAMPTGITVREYVNALPVEKEDLRMMLYDFAADWERIAYDEGPMDRGRCIAYMRRCLRISKKVA; encoded by the coding sequence ATGGAGAATGGAAAAGATCCGCTTCTGTACCGGATATGGATTTCTCTGCCTTTAATGGGGTTATTCATGGAATGGCTGATACCATTAAAGCCCCTTAATATAATGTCTGTCAGCAGGGAATGGTTCGGAGCCATGTATGTATTTACCGGACTTCTGCTTCTGCTCGGCGTGTTTTGCCTCAGATGGATCTTATCGCTGCCGATCTATGGGATATTCACATTGGGCGTATGGGCATATGTCATACGGCAGAGTGGGGAAGAGTTCGGAATCTTGTCCTCTCTTTCCTTGATTTGGCGGGATGCGGGACTGCTCGTCTCCACCGGAGAGTTCTCCATGATGAGTCAGGAATCGCGTATACTGGTCCTCATGATCGGCTGGGCCCTGCTGGTCTATTCGGTTCAGTCACTGGCGCTGCTCCGGAGCAGTGTCCTGCTTTTCGCAGCAGCAACGCTGCTGTATTTGTTCTGTCTTGAAACACTGCTGAATCTTCCCGTATATGGTGACATCATACGTACCAGCGCTTTGATTCTTATGCTGCAGGGGATGGTTCATCTCTCGCGGCTCAGAGAAAGCGGGAAATCCCATGCGATTCCCAAATCGATGTACAGTATATGGGGGTTCTCGCTCGCAGCAGCCGTACTCCTCCTGGTTGCAGGGGGCTGGGCCGGGGGAAGCTTAACGCAGCCGAAGCCTACGGCCCGTATCTCTTTGCAGCAAGCTGCAGAGCGTATCGCGGACTGGGTTAGGACAGGTTACAACGGCGGTGAAGCAGAGGCGGTTACGGGATATAATTTATCCGGTGCAGAGGAGGATATGGGACTTCCACTCCATCAGGGGAATCGGATCTATTTTACGGCCGAAACCCCGGTTGCTACTTACTGGCGCGGGGAAACCTTCAGCGAATATAACGGCAGAAAATGGTCAGAGCCTGAAGGAGATGTGAAGACGGGGTATGCACCCGGGGTAATTACAGGACAAGCGGAAAATGCAGCAGCCGGACTCAAGACAGTCACACAGCAAATTACATTTGAACAGCCGCTTCTGCAAAGCTTTCCGCTGTTTGGCGGCGGCATGGTTGCAGAAATTTTGGACCTGCAGCTAGCATCGGCAGGGACCGCCTTACCCGCGGCAATTGAGCGAAATAGCGAGGCGGGAACGGTAAAGGTGATGCTGGACAGGGGTCAGCCGCAGGTGGAAGGGTACACGGTAAAGGTGAATATCGCTGACGCAGATGCGAAGCGCCTAAGCCGTGAATCCGGTGCAGATCCGCAGTCTGTCCTAGCACGATATTTGCAGCTTCCGGGTGAGCTCCCGCAGCGGGTGGAAAATCTGGCTGATGAGATTACGAAGAATGCTGCAAACCGCTACGAGCAGGTAGAAGCGGTGAAAAGTTATCTGAAGGAGCATGAAAGCTATACGCTGGAAACGAGAGTGCCGCCCGAGGGTCAGGAATTTGTAGATGATTTTCTGTTCGAGACCCATGCAGGATACTGCAACCATTTTTCAACCGCAATGACGGTACTTCTTCGCAGTGAGGGCATCCCTGCACGATATGTGAAGGGATTTGCTCCAGGCAAGCAGGACTTGAGTCAACCTGGACGTTATCAGGTCAGCGAAGGTGATGCGCATTCCTGGGTTGAGGTGTATTTTCCGGAATCGGGCTGGGTTCCTTTTGATCCTACACCTGGATTTACGCTCTCCAGCAGCTTGTCACAGCCCGACTCTGCTTTGCATCAAATGTCCGCAGCTGGAAGTGATGTATTTAAGAGAATATCAGGCTTGGCTGTAAAAGGACTGTTCAGCACAATGGATTTCATTTGGAGCAAAAAACTTTTATTAGCAGCCATAGTGTTTCTGGCAGGTATGCTTGCGCTTATGACCATTCAGTTCATGCCGTGGCTACGGTTCATGCCGATCTGGTTCAGGCTTCATGGAACACGGCAGCATTTCCCCTGCAGAGATGAGCTTCTACGGAGCGCCCGTCCGGTTTGGGCAGCTTTAGCCCGCCGATTTGGTGCTATGCCAACTGGCATTACGGTCAGAGAATATGTAAATGCCCTCCCCGTTGAAAAAGAAGATTTACGCATGATGTTGTACGATTTTGCCGCCGATTGGGAAAGGATAGCATATGATGAAGGTCCGATGGATCGGGGGAGATGTATCGCTTACATGCGCCGCTGCTTGCGGATCTCCAAAAAAGTGGCATAA
- a CDS encoding DUF58 domain-containing protein: MKKRIAEWTGGVVVLGLLAALYLWHGGASALYMLLLAGLIITSGVLMQGLGPHRIIVKRHLSESVIAAGDTAVMQVQVEFRSFLPVPWLAVEDYYTGGSSRQILFPGFRRNLAYSCELRSLPRGVYSFDACLLEWGGLFGWFKGGRMQRAEGRLLVLPKPLPIGNALELPTAVSKASQQPVRMTEQRHGTKGPEVREYIHSDPLNRIHWKSTAKHGTLQTYMPEDERDPFCLVILDRSLQGYISNSDTEEARQEKGEQSFEKAVSAASGILGEMMRAGARGSLVCGVQDMLANSLTAAGGVEANNRDAYTRMLASLSPIKLAEGPQLSSLLEESSKKMVPGTRVIVVTGMLDKQVADAAGRLMSQGMQVDFYCTAIYGDRRNPDGGKRVKQAGSSSSFALAVHLSRMGAGVFAVNQESAVRIGLVDTSPQGEGAI, encoded by the coding sequence ATGAAGAAGCGGATTGCTGAGTGGACTGGTGGAGTTGTCGTGCTTGGCTTACTGGCTGCTCTGTACCTCTGGCATGGGGGAGCATCCGCACTCTATATGCTGCTGCTTGCGGGACTCATTATCACTTCCGGAGTGTTGATGCAGGGGTTGGGACCACATCGTATCATCGTGAAACGTCATTTATCCGAGTCCGTCATAGCGGCGGGGGATACTGCCGTTATGCAGGTACAGGTGGAGTTCCGTTCTTTCCTACCTGTGCCATGGCTTGCCGTAGAGGACTATTATACCGGGGGAAGCAGCCGGCAAATTCTTTTTCCGGGATTCCGGCGCAATTTGGCATACAGCTGTGAACTCCGCAGTCTGCCACGTGGAGTCTATTCCTTCGATGCCTGCCTGCTGGAATGGGGCGGGCTGTTCGGCTGGTTTAAAGGGGGGCGGATGCAGAGAGCAGAAGGGCGTCTGCTCGTTCTTCCGAAGCCGCTGCCGATCGGAAACGCTTTGGAGTTGCCGACCGCTGTATCGAAAGCCTCACAGCAGCCCGTAAGGATGACAGAACAGAGGCATGGCACCAAAGGTCCTGAGGTCAGGGAATACATTCATTCTGATCCGCTGAACCGTATTCATTGGAAAAGCACCGCAAAGCACGGTACTCTCCAAACGTATATGCCGGAGGATGAACGGGATCCGTTTTGTCTGGTTATTCTGGACCGCTCGCTTCAAGGATATATTTCAAATAGTGATACAGAGGAGGCGCGGCAGGAGAAAGGGGAGCAATCTTTTGAAAAGGCCGTATCGGCAGCCTCCGGAATTTTAGGTGAAATGATGCGGGCAGGGGCAAGAGGCAGTCTTGTGTGTGGAGTGCAGGACATGCTGGCTAACAGTTTGACGGCCGCGGGTGGAGTGGAGGCCAACAACCGCGACGCTTATACCCGCATGCTTGCATCATTGTCTCCGATTAAGCTGGCCGAGGGACCACAGCTCTCGTCACTGCTGGAAGAAAGCTCGAAGAAGATGGTACCGGGTACACGTGTGATCGTTGTTACCGGTATGTTGGACAAGCAGGTGGCCGATGCCGCCGGAAGATTGATGTCTCAAGGCATGCAGGTCGATTTCTACTGCACAGCAATATATGGGGATCGCAGGAATCCGGATGGAGGTAAAAGGGTCAAACAAGCGGGAAGCAGTTCTTCTTTTGCCTTGGCGGTTCATTTATCCCGGATGGGGGCAGGAGTATTTGCTGTCAATCAGGAGTCGGCTGTAAGAATCGGCTTGGTAGATACGTCTCCTCAAGGGGAGGGGGCGATCTAG
- a CDS encoding MoxR family ATPase, which produces MKLSTPSIQHQDFAPELLERVIARVGTVMVGKEAQIRLALMSMLCGGHILLEDMPGVGKTMLVRTLAACLGASFGRIQFTYDLMPADVTGTSVYRQHSGTFEFRPGPMMSNLVLADELNRASPRTQSALLEAMEERRITVDGSTYPLPRPFLLLATQNPLQFEGTYRLPEAQLDRFLMRIQLGYPEPDQEMELLSRMQGVHPLERIKPVMLAEEMEKMQREVKGIFVDDSIKLMLVQTADASRRHSKLQLGMSPRGTLAWMQASQAAAYMSGRSYVIPDDIKHTAVPVLAHRLLLSHEALLGGMQSEDIVLELLSRLTMPMAPRKGARI; this is translated from the coding sequence ATGAAATTGTCTACTCCTTCTATACAACATCAGGACTTTGCTCCTGAACTGCTGGAGCGGGTGATCGCCCGTGTAGGAACTGTTATGGTCGGCAAAGAAGCACAGATCCGGCTCGCGCTCATGTCCATGCTGTGCGGCGGACATATTCTGCTTGAAGATATGCCAGGTGTGGGCAAAACCATGCTTGTCCGTACGCTTGCTGCCTGCCTTGGAGCTAGCTTCGGCCGTATTCAATTCACCTATGATTTGATGCCGGCGGATGTGACCGGAACCTCGGTGTACCGCCAGCACAGCGGCACCTTCGAATTCCGCCCGGGTCCCATGATGTCGAATCTAGTGCTGGCTGATGAGCTGAACCGTGCTTCGCCGCGGACACAGTCGGCGCTGCTGGAGGCGATGGAGGAACGCAGAATTACCGTGGATGGCAGCACCTATCCGCTTCCACGCCCGTTCCTGCTCCTGGCAACCCAGAACCCGCTGCAATTTGAGGGAACCTACCGGCTTCCCGAAGCGCAGCTGGATCGATTCCTTATGCGAATTCAGCTCGGATATCCCGAGCCGGATCAGGAGATGGAGCTCCTCTCGCGGATGCAGGGTGTACATCCACTTGAACGGATCAAGCCGGTTATGCTGGCAGAGGAAATGGAAAAAATGCAACGTGAGGTGAAGGGAATCTTCGTGGATGATTCCATCAAGCTAATGCTCGTGCAGACTGCAGACGCTTCGAGACGCCATTCCAAGCTGCAGCTTGGAATGAGCCCGCGTGGAACGCTGGCCTGGATGCAAGCCTCGCAGGCAGCCGCCTATATGTCGGGGCGGAGCTATGTCATTCCCGATGATATTAAACATACGGCGGTTCCGGTCCTGGCGCACAGACTGCTGCTCAGCCATGAGGCATTGCTAGGCGGCATGCAAAGCGAGGATATCGTGCTTGAGCTGCTGTCACGCCTGACCATGCCGATGGCCCCCCGCAAAGGAGCGAGGATATGA